The following DNA comes from Ignavibacteriales bacterium.
CCGACTTCCTTTACATACTGATATGAATCCGTAGGCACGGAGGGACTTGAACCCACACGGATTGCTCCACTAGCTCCTAAGGCTAGCGCGTCTGCCAGTTTCGCCACGTGCCCGTTGCGAAAAATGCCCAATACGCTGGACGTTCTTCAAAACGCTTGAAATTGGGCGTTTATAAATATAAGAACCGATTGAGTGAAAAGCAAAAAGGGATTCATTATGAATCCCTTTTTGTATCACACCTCCAAAATTAAGAACTACTTGCCGGTTCGCTGAAGGTCATTGAGTTTTGTGAGGAAATCGACCGCCTCTTGTTTCGTGGGATCGAGACCAATAGCGTTGTTAAAATACTCACGCGCCTTCTGGTAATTTTTCACATCTTGGTGCGCTTTACCCAGTAAAATATTGGTTTTATAACTCTTCGGATTCAGTGCAAGCGCATGTTCAAAACTTTGAATAGCACGTGCTGGATCAGCGTCACCGAGATAAGCAATGCCAAGGTCAAAATTGATTTCCCAATAATCATTTCCTTTTGCGATTGCTGTTGTCAGAAAACTTATAATTTCTTTGAAGTTGCTTTGCCTCATGTAAAGATTATAACTCTCGCGATAGGCGCTCAAGTAGAGTGTATCAATCTGATATGCTCGTTGGTAAGAATAAATGGCGCGAATTGGCTCACCGGTGCGAGTGTAGTACTTCCCAACAGTGAAATGCCCATAGGCAAAGTTAGGTGCGATGAGTGTGACTTGTCGGTATTTATCCAGGGCATTCTGAAGATCTTTTGCTCTTTCAAATTGCGCCGCTTCGTCGAGCATTTTCATCACCTCTTGGGAAATGTTCTGTTCGCGGTTGGCAATAACCACCCGCATCATATCAAATCGGCTATTGATCTCCGGTTCAAAGCATATACGGAAGATGCGGAAAATTTCTTCCTTCGCGCTGGTGAAATTGCCGTAGTAATAATCATTCACCGCCTTCAGCATGGAATAGTAGGGCAATGAAAAAGAAACTGTGTCTTTTTTCAAATTCGGAAGAAAATCAATCTGGAAGATAGGAAGATGTGTCTGGTATCGTTCATTACAAATTCGTATGAATGTTTCATATGATTCTGTGATATTATATTTCGCCAGCCGTGCCTGAAGATCCTCTGGAATTTTTACTTTCAAATCTGTAGCAACAGTGTCGGCAAAGTTGAGCGATGAAAATGCTGATGCCAACGCTTCGATCATTGCAGCGTACAGGTAGCCGTTTTTACTCGTCGACGATCCTTCGATAATCCATCGCACGTTTTGATCGTCCAGCACACGTTGAAGTGAATCGCGAATTTCCGCGATTCGAGAAATTGCATTTCGGCATTGATCTAAAATTGGCGCCACCGTTGGATCGAGTGAACCAATATTCCACTCTGTCCGCGGTAAAGAATCGAGAAGGAATTTGAATGAGGGCTTGAAACCATCGACCTGCGCAATCCGTGACTTCAAATCCAATTGTGCATTTGTGGCAACTGAATTAAACGACGTCGAGGTCTCGGTGCAGAGTCCATCGAAACATTTCGTACGCTTATTTTTTGATTCATCATATTGAGGAAAGATCTGCAGATTGTTGTTGCTTAAAATTTGTTCAAAGATTCCAATCGCCGGTTTGTATTGTTTTGCTGATGCGGCAGCCTCAGCCTGCATAGAGAGATTCGTTATCAGTGTATAGCCGGGCCAAAGCTCGGTCGGAACTTTAAATTCTGCTTGACTCATCGCTTCATCAACAGGACATTGAAAAAGAAAGAGCTGATTCAGTTTTACTGTCTTTGGAAATCCGATAAGGATTGAAATTTTATCTCCTGTGATTAACTCTCCCTTCCATGCAATAAGTATTTTATTCTCGTTCTGATAAATGTTCACCTTGGCAAGTTGATCTTTTACAAAATCCTGATCGAGTTGCCAATCTTCTACGGGCGTTACTAGAAAGTAGAAATACTGTCCGCTGTTCACGTTGTCACTGGTGAGAGGCTGCTGCCGGCTCTCGTTTGATAAATCTATCCTTACGGTGCGTGGTCCGCCCATCCCCAAGAAACCGGACTTTTCTTTTATCTTCAATTGAACAGATGGAACTTGTGCATTGAGAAGTGCTGCAATACAAAAGAGACCAGTGAGCAAGTAGAAGAACCTGGTATTCATTTGAAACCTCGGGCAGTCTAAGTGAATAGAAAAATCTAAACTCTTACGAAAAGAATATAGAAAAACAGAACTGTAGATGCAACGATTCAAATGGTTAACTCCTTGAATTCCTCCACATTTTTAGGTACATATAAAATACGTGGAGAAAACGATTTATGCCCGTCCCGCCTTGTTGCGGGACGGATTGTATTTGAAAGGGCGCTTCATTGGATTCTCTCTACATATTACCGATTCTTTTATTTTCCATCGTTGTGCACGAGGTAGCACACGGCTGGATGGCACTGCATCTTGGTGATTCTACTGCGCGTGATTCCGGTAGATTGACGCTCAATCCAATTCCCCACATTGACCCGATTGGTTCCATCGCTATTCCGCTCCTTTCATATCTCGCTGCTGGTTCTGTCTTTATTGCGTGGGCAAAACCGGTACCGATCAATCCGGCAAACTTCCGCAATTTTCGCCGCGATGACATCTTGGTATCTACTATTGGGCCGTTTTCCAACTTGCTCGTGGCGTTTTGTTGCGCAGTATTATACATCCTTTCGGAACGCTTTTTCGGCCCGTTAGAACTGATTGAAAATAGTTTTCAACGTGAAATTGCATCGTTTTTGATTCATATGTTTGCGGCTGGAATTACATTAAATATTTTTCTGGCGGTTTTTAATTTAATTCCAGTGCCGCCGCTTGACGGTTCGCATGTTTTGTCAGCGATACTGCCGGCTGAAATAGGCGAACGGTATCGGCAAATAGGATTCTTCGGAATACTTCTTGTTATTATGTTGATGCGGTTAGATCCGTTTCGGAATTTTATTCTCACGGTCGTCATGACAGTGCGTATTCCGTATGAAATTTTTATCAACAAATTTTTATTCACAATTTAAGTTGTTGACACTCGATGATCCAGTGAAGATTGAACTTGACACATGAAGTACATCGCCTATAAAGAAAATATCCTCTATTGTGAAGATATTCCGTTGAGTGAATTGGCAGAAGAGTACGGCACGCCGCTGTATGTGTACAGTAAGAACCAACTTATAGAAAAATATCGTTCTCTCAAGAGCGCGATGGGGGACATCAGCCACCACGTGTGCTATGCACTGAAGGCAAACGCCAACCATCATATTTTACAATTACTTGTCAAGGAAGGTGCCGGGGCGGATGTAGTCTCTGCGGGTGAGTTGTATCTGGCGTTAAAAGCCGGATTTTCTCCAGACAAGATTGTTTTTGCAGGTGTTGGGAAGCGAGAAGATGAAATCGAATTTGCGTTACAACAGAATATATTTTCTTTCAATGTTGAGTCGGTGTCTGAACTGCACACCATTTCACGTGTAGCGCTTCGGATGGGAAAGAAAGCCCGCATCTCATTGCGCATTAATCCAGATATTGACGCACAAAGTCATCCGTATATCACGACAGGTTTGCAATCGTCGAAGTTCGGCATTGAAGCATCAAAGGCGATAGAAGTGTACACGTATGCCGCAACGTTGTCATCCTTGGAATTGGTCGGCATTCACACGCATATCGGTTCACAAATCACGAAAGTGGAACCGTTTGTCGCAACAGCAAACTATATTGTCGGGTTGATCGGGAAACTGCGTGAGACTGGTATCAACCTTACGCACATTGATTTCGGCGGCGGTTTTGGCGTTCAATACATCAATGCCGTTTCACATGAGGCGCTCCCACAAGAGGAAACATCGAACAACAATGTGCCAACCCCGGCGGAATTTCTTGTGGCAGTGCTGCCCATTCTGCAAACAACGGGCTGTTCTCTCTGGATTGAACCAGGCCGTTCAATTATTGCTGATGCCGGCGTTTTGATCACGCGCATCATTTCCATTAAAGAAAATACGAATAAGAAATTTGTTATTGTTGATGGCGGCATGAATGATTTACTGAGACCCAGCCTCTATCAAGCGTACCATCAAATTGTTCCTCTGTCCATCAATACATACGAAACCGAAAAGGTGGACGTTGTAGGTCCGATCTGTGAAAGCACCGATTTTTTTGCCCGGGATCGATTGCTCGCGAAAAGCAATGCCGAGGATTATCTTGCGGTACTTACCACTGGCGCATATGGTTTTACGTTAAGCTCTAATTACAATGGCCGGCTGCGTCCGGCAGAAATTCTTGTGAATGGAGACCGTGTTCGCGTCATCCGTCCTCGGCAGTTGATGGGAGAGTTGGAATAATCGTTATTGTAACACGAGAATTATTCCGTTTGTTTTTAGCGATACGTGTTTCCGCCCGTGAGTCCAAAAACGAGAAAGCATAACCTGCAGAAATTAAATTCTATGCTGTTGAAGTAGTTACTATCATTATCGTTCTTCATGCCAGCAACTGTGACACACAAAACTGCTCATTCTGTTTTGAGTTGTTCATAACTCTTTCTTACTTTGTTTATACGATCATGAACACCATGCCCAAAAATAATCTCGTCAGAATGATGCAGCTTGCAGAAGATTTTTTCGCGACAAAAAAAGATCCCTCGCAAATTTCTATCGATAGAAAAGTTATGCTCAGGCTCAAAAGAATTCATCCGAATACGATGACAGAGAAGAGCACAAGCAAGGGACCGATTGCCTGGATTCTGGTCATTCCAACGACGCATACATTGATGGAACAATTTATTACGAGCAAAATAACCGAACGGGAATTGTTAAAAAAAAATCCTTTACGAGTAAAGTATGATTCCATATACTTATGCTCGGCACTCGTTCTGCCGGAGTATCGTGGCAGGGGATTGGCAAAAAGCTTGATGATCAAAGCAATTAAGTCCATTCAGAAGGAGCATCCCATTACTTGTCTTTTTTATTGGGCATTGAGTAATGAAGGAAAGAAGTTAGCCGCCTCCGTTGCTAAAGAATTTTCCTTGCCGCTTTACGAGCGAATCTAAAGTAACGGGCTATGTTGGATTCCCATCCCAGCTTGTCGGGAGTATCGGGAATCTATCTTTTAAATAATGGATTATGTGAAAAGAGCCCGCTACGGAATTTGAATGTTACTTCTGTTATAGTACATATTTTTACCAGTTGAACAAGCTTTGTCGAAGTGAATGTCATTTAAAAAAGATCTGCAATCTTAGATGCAAGAAAACAAACATATTGCCAACAAGGAATTATTTTGACAGATCAAGAGTAATTATGAAAAGGCGTTAATATTTTCGGAAAACATTTTATCGATTTTAATAATGAGTATACTGAAGGTGAAACATTCGGAAGAATTTATTCCACCTAAACGACTTCTTGTCAATGTTGTGGGATCCGAGATACAGATTTGCAAGCCAGATTCAAACGATAACCGAGCAACATAGAAATATATTTACCAGTAGTATATGTTGCTATTATTCCATATATACATATTATAATCAGCAGTGATCATCCAAAAATTATTGTATTTATCGAAATTATATCTCATGAAAACGAACTCCAGATATGTATTGCAATCTCTTTATTTTTTCTTGAGTATAACAACGTTGCTCTCTTGCAGTGCAGATTCTAGTAATTCTGTGAAAAACAACCCTCCCCCCGCCTCATCGACAGAATTCTGGCTCACCAATCCGGATAAATCCGTATTGTTTCAAAAACAAAATGATGGCCAAACCATCACCGCGAGTACTTTTGCAACTATCGAAGTGGATGAAACCCAGACATTTCAAACGGTCGAAGGCTTCGGATGTGCGCTTACCGGTGGAAG
Coding sequences within:
- a CDS encoding tetratricopeptide repeat protein, with the protein product MNTRFFYLLTGLFCIAALLNAQVPSVQLKIKEKSGFLGMGGPRTVRIDLSNESRQQPLTSDNVNSGQYFYFLVTPVEDWQLDQDFVKDQLAKVNIYQNENKILIAWKGELITGDKISILIGFPKTVKLNQLFLFQCPVDEAMSQAEFKVPTELWPGYTLITNLSMQAEAAASAKQYKPAIGIFEQILSNNNLQIFPQYDESKNKRTKCFDGLCTETSTSFNSVATNAQLDLKSRIAQVDGFKPSFKFLLDSLPRTEWNIGSLDPTVAPILDQCRNAISRIAEIRDSLQRVLDDQNVRWIIEGSSTSKNGYLYAAMIEALASAFSSLNFADTVATDLKVKIPEDLQARLAKYNITESYETFIRICNERYQTHLPIFQIDFLPNLKKDTVSFSLPYYSMLKAVNDYYYGNFTSAKEEIFRIFRICFEPEINSRFDMMRVVIANREQNISQEVMKMLDEAAQFERAKDLQNALDKYRQVTLIAPNFAYGHFTVGKYYTRTGEPIRAIYSYQRAYQIDTLYLSAYRESYNLYMRQSNFKEIISFLTTAIAKGNDYWEINFDLGIAYLGDADPARAIQSFEHALALNPKSYKTNILLGKAHQDVKNYQKAREYFNNAIGLDPTKQEAVDFLTKLNDLQRTGK
- a CDS encoding site-2 protease family protein; amino-acid sequence: MDSLYILPILLFSIVVHEVAHGWMALHLGDSTARDSGRLTLNPIPHIDPIGSIAIPLLSYLAAGSVFIAWAKPVPINPANFRNFRRDDILVSTIGPFSNLLVAFCCAVLYILSERFFGPLELIENSFQREIASFLIHMFAAGITLNIFLAVFNLIPVPPLDGSHVLSAILPAEIGERYRQIGFFGILLVIMLMRLDPFRNFILTVVMTVRIPYEIFINKFLFTI
- the lysA gene encoding diaminopimelate decarboxylase codes for the protein MKYIAYKENILYCEDIPLSELAEEYGTPLYVYSKNQLIEKYRSLKSAMGDISHHVCYALKANANHHILQLLVKEGAGADVVSAGELYLALKAGFSPDKIVFAGVGKREDEIEFALQQNIFSFNVESVSELHTISRVALRMGKKARISLRINPDIDAQSHPYITTGLQSSKFGIEASKAIEVYTYAATLSSLELVGIHTHIGSQITKVEPFVATANYIVGLIGKLRETGINLTHIDFGGGFGVQYINAVSHEALPQEETSNNNVPTPAEFLVAVLPILQTTGCSLWIEPGRSIIADAGVLITRIISIKENTNKKFVIVDGGMNDLLRPSLYQAYHQIVPLSINTYETEKVDVVGPICESTDFFARDRLLAKSNAEDYLAVLTTGAYGFTLSSNYNGRLRPAEILVNGDRVRVIRPRQLMGELE
- a CDS encoding GNAT family N-acetyltransferase — translated: MPKNNLVRMMQLAEDFFATKKDPSQISIDRKVMLRLKRIHPNTMTEKSTSKGPIAWILVIPTTHTLMEQFITSKITERELLKKNPLRVKYDSIYLCSALVLPEYRGRGLAKSLMIKAIKSIQKEHPITCLFYWALSNEGKKLAASVAKEFSLPLYERI